One Triticum dicoccoides isolate Atlit2015 ecotype Zavitan chromosome 4B, WEW_v2.0, whole genome shotgun sequence genomic window carries:
- the LOC119296321 gene encoding calcium-binding protein CP1-like: MCPGGRYAGLDLPAAAGAGNLRPAFDVLDADHDGRISRDDLKTFYANAGATDERFDDDDIEAMIAAADADLDGFVQYHEFEGLLGRAAKAGADSGCRSAMEDAFRLMDRDGDGKVGFEDLKAYLGWAGMPVADDEIRAMISMAADGDGGVGLEALARILAVDFDAIV, from the coding sequence ATGTGTCCCGGCGGCAGGTACGCGGGCCTtgacctccccgccgccgccggcgcgggGAACCTGCGGCCGGCGTTCGACGTGCTGGACGCGGACCACGACGGCCGCATCAGCCGCGACGACCTCAAGACCTTCTACGCCAACGCCGGCGCCACCGACGAGCGCTTCGACGACGACGACATCGAGGCCATgatcgccgccgccgacgccgacctCGACGGCTTCGTGCAGTACCACGAGTTCGAGGGCCTCCTTGGCCGCGCAGCTAAGGCGGGGGCGGACAGCGGCTGCCGCTCCGCGATGGAGGACGCCTTCCGGCTAATGGACCGCGACGGGGACGGCAAGGTCGGGTTCGAGGACCTCAAGGCCTACCTCGGGTGGGCCGGGATGCCGGTCGCCGACGACGAGATCCGCGCCATGATAAGTATGGCTgctgacggcgacggcggcgtggggCTCGAGGCGCTCGCCAGAATACTCGCCGTGGACTTTGATGCCATCGTCTGA